The sequence AGAAACATGGCTGTAGCAGGCTGTCCGTGCAAGATACCTGCGGCTACAACCACAATAGTCAAGCCGAGCGACACATAGATCAGGATCTTGCCAAGCTGTTCCAGCCTATGCTGCAGCGGCGTCTCCTGCGACTCGGTATTCTGGATCAGATCGGCAATTTTGCCCATCTCTGTATCCATCCCGGTACGGACAACGATAGCCCGCCCGGTACCCCTAGTCACCATAGTCCCCATAAAGCCGATATTTTTCTGATCACCCAGCGGAATTTCTTCTGCATGGATAGGCTCGGAATGCTTGGAGACGGGCAGAGATTCACCGGTCAGTGCAGACTCCTCCGCATACAGCGCACTGCATTCCAGCCAGCGGACATCTGCCGGAATCCGGTCGCCGCTCTCCAGCAGAACAATATCGCCAGGCACCAGCATTTTAGCTGGCAGGATCTCACTTTTTCCATCACGAATGACTTTAGCAGTAGGTGCCGATAGCTGCTTCAATGCCCTGAGCGAACGTTCAGCGCGAAATTCCTGGACAAATCCCAGCGCTCCATTCAGCAGGATAATGGCGATAATTGTGATGGCATCCAAATATTCGCCAAGCAGGCCAGAGACCAGGGTTGCTCCCATGAGCACTAGCACCATAAAATCTTTGAACTGGTTCAGCAGCAAAGTAAGCGGAGATACCGTCTTTCCTTCTGAAAGCTCATTCTGCCCACTCTGCTTACGTCTCTCCGCAGCATCCTCTCCGCTAAGGCCCTTCTGCAGATGAACACCGAACATTTTCTGCAGTTCCTCTGCACCGAGCCGGTGCCAACTATTCTGTTCCATAACTATTATTTCCCCTCCCGGTCGTTTCTTGACTTCAGGGCGGCACACAGCTTTTCCACCTGTTCTTGACCAATGTATTCAGGGTCGTCCAGAAATATCACCGCAACAAAGCGGCTCCTTTTGCACGAATGTCCTAAAGTGTGGCATCATAGAGAGGAAAGAAATCAATTTTATGGCGACAGGAGAGCTTTATCATGGCATTAGACGGCATTGTTACCCGAGCTATCGTGCACGAGCTGCAACCCTTCATAGGTGCGCGCATAGGCAAAATTTATCAACCGAACACCCACGATCTTATTTTCACACTACGCGGCTCCGGTGGTGGTGGTAAGCTTCTACTCTCAGCTAACCCTACTTATCCGCGTCTGCACCTTACGGATAGAAGCAGCATTAACCCTTCTGACGCGCCAATGTTCTGCATGCTGATGCGTAAACACTGCGAAGGTGGGGCTATTGAGAGCATCACCCAAGTAGGGATGGAACGCATTATTCATATAAACGTCAAGAGCAGAGATGAGCTTGGAGACTTCTCCGCCAAAAAGATCATTATCGAGCTCATGGGCCGGCACAGCAATATCATCCTGACCGATCTGGCTACCGGCACTATCGTGGACGGGATACACCATGTAACCCCTTCAATCAGCAGCTATCGGGTTGTCATGCCTGGGGTTGCTTATACAGAACCACCACAGCAGCACAAACTGAACCCGCTGGAGCTTGGCAAAAAGGATTTTCTACAGCTCATTACGGCTGCCGAAGAGAACGCCCTGCTTGTTCCGGAGGAGATTGAAGTCGAGGAGCCTATTGAGGGTGAACTCGCGGGTCTGCTCAAGGTTCTAGAGGAACAGAAGGCCGATGGCTCTGGTGGTCCTGCACCTTCGGCTGATCCTATGGGCTGGATGGTGCATGCTTTTAGCGGAATGAGTCCACTCGTGGCTGGAGAAATCATCTTGCGTTACAGAAACTCTGGTGATCAAGATCACGCAGTAGTAAGCGGAGAAGCAGATTCAGTACGATTGTGGAAAGCCTTTGATTCCGTAATGGGACCTGTTCGTGAATTCCAGTTCGCACCTGCAGCAGGCGCTAATCACAAAGGGAAAATGATTTTCTCAGCGATTCCATTAACACTACTCGAAGAGAATGTGAAGAAGTATAGTACAATCAGCCTGTGCATGGAAGATTACTACGGAGACAAAGCTGAACGGGATACGGTGAAACAACGGGTAAGTGACCTGATTCGTTTCCTCGGCAACGAACGGAGCAAAAATATCAAGAAACTCGCCAATCTGCAAAAGGATCTGGATGAGGCTCAAGATGCTGACCGTTTCCGGATTTGGGGTGAGCTGCTATTTGCCTCCCTGCACAAGGTATCCAAAGGTGACAAGCAAGCAAGCCTGATCAATTACTATGATGAGAACCAGGCCGAAATGATTATCCCGCTTGACCCGCTGCTCAGCCCCTCAGACAATGCTCAACGTTATTTCAAAAAATACAATAAATATAAAAACAGTCTACTTGTCATTGATGAGCAGTTGATCAAAACGCATGAGGAAATCACGTATATGGAAAGTCTGCAGCAGCAGCTTGCCCACGCCTCTCTGAACGATATTGAGGAAATCCGCGATGAGCTTGTAGGACAAGGATATTTGCGCGACCGCAGCAAAAAAGGTAAAAAGAAGAAAAAAGCTGCAGCCCGCCCAACGCTGCAGGTGTTTACTTCATCTGAAGGTGTCGACATCTATGTCGGCAAAAACAATCTGCAGAACGAATACGTCACCAATCGACTCGCTTCTCCAAATGATACCTGGCTGCATACCAAGGACATTCCCGGCTCACATGTTGTCATTCGCAGCGAGGAGTTCGGCGATGCTACGCTGGAAGAGGCCGCACAGCTTGCCGCTTACTACAGTCAAGCCAAACAATCGAGCAGCGTACCGGTAGACTGCACCCTGATTCGCCATGTACGCAAGCCGAGTGGTTCCAAGCCGGGTTTTGTCATCTACGATCATCAGAAGACCTTGTTCGTCACCCCCGATGAGGATCGGATTAAGAGTCTGCCGAATATTTTAAAGAACTAAATCCGTAAAAAACATTAAAACCTCCAACCCTCTGATGAAAGCACGTCAAAGGTTTGGAGGTTTTTGAGTTAGGATTACTTTAATTTCTCCAGCACATCGGCTGAGACTGTTACACTACCAATGTCCCCGTGGAAAATCACACCTTGACGCGCACCGTGAAAGTCCGAGCCTCCAGTGATGATAAGGCCAAATTCCGCAGCCAGAAGAAGATATCTTTCTTCCTCGGCAGGCCCATGATCCGAATGATAAACCTCAATTCCCCGCAGTGCACTCCGTTCAAGGATGCCCCGCATCAGTTCATCATCTCCGTATAAGCCAGGATGTGCCAATACCGGAGAACCTCCGGCTTCAACAATCCATTGACAGGCTTCCTCTGGCGTTATACGCGGTGGCAATACGAAAGCTGCAGCACCTTCAGCCAGATACTTGTTAAAAGCATCCCGCATGTCTGTCGCTGCTCCCAGCCGCACCAGTTCATCGGCAATATGTGGCCGCCCAACACTTTCATCCGGCTTCAGTTCACGCCCCATGCCTGCTATAACTTTTTCCAGGGTAATTTCAATACCCAGATTCCGTAATTTGTGGACAATTTCTTCATTCCGCTGTGAACGGGTATCTCTCAGCCCTTCCAGTCGGGACAGAAATAAAGTATTGGTAGTATCCATATAATAACCAAGTACATGGATATCCTTGCCGCCTGCACGTGTACTGATTTCAACACCGGGGACTACCGTAATCCCATATTTTCTTCCGGCTTCTTGGGCTTCGGCAATGCCTGCAACGGTATCATGATCCGTAATTGCCACAGCCGCAAGACCTTTTTCAGCAGCAATTCGGACATTATCTGCTGGTGGCAACATTCCGTCCGAAGCTTGTGTATGTGTATGTAGGTCACAACGTGCAGATTGATCGATTTCGTTCTCCATTCATACCACCCATTTCCTAATTTATAAGTTCTGGGCTAACTCCCACTCCTCGCGGAGAATGCCCATCTTGATCGCATCATAATACTGGCCGCGAACAATTCGCGCTTTACGAACACGCGCCTCTTCTACCATACCGCATTTTGCCGCCAGCTTCATCATTCTTACATTACCGGACCATGTACCCATTCCGAGCCGAACAGTATCCATAGCTTCAAATAAATATTTCATCCACATCCGAAAAGCTTCCGTGCCATACCCCCCTGACCAATAACGCGAGTCACAAATGACAATTCCGATCTCGAACCAGTTGGTTTCTTTAGCGACCCAATATCGGCCTACCTTACCCTTTAGTTCACCGTCTATCTCGACCATCAGACAACGGCGTGGTGCATCTGAATATGCAAGTTCGACATCTTCCCGATATTCTGTGGCGAACTCTTCATAGCTCACAGGACTCAAGGGCTTATAGGGTCCATTCCAGTTCAAATGCTCCCGATCATCAGCTTCATGATAGTAGTAATACAATTTGCGGATGTCAGCTTCCGTAATGTCGCGCAGCACAACTTTTTCTCCACTCAGCAATATCTTCATAAGCTATCCAGAGAATGCTGGCGTAAAAACGTAAGAAATGTTACGGCCGAGATCGGCAGCAGTGTGGACTTCAGATGAATGGCGTAGAATTGTCTTTTTAAGGACGCATCTGAGATATTTACAATTTTCAAAAGACCCAGTGTGACCTCGTGCTTGACAGAAGAAGTGGAGATCATTGTAATCCCGAGACCAGCCTCCACCGCTGATTTCACAGCTCCCGTACTGCCCAGCTCCATCACAATTCGCATAGACGCCAGGTCAAGTCCTTTGGCCAGTATTTGTTCCTCCATAACACTGCGCGTACCCGAGCCCTGCTCACGCAGAATAAACGGATGCTGCAGCGCCTCCTCCAAAGTCACTTCATGTTTAGCCGCCAGCGGGTGGTCCCGGGGCACAATCAACTTCAGCTCATCCCCCATCACAGGTTCAATGACCATATCAGGGTGCGATACCGGAGCCTCAATCAAACCAAAGTTCAGTTGATGCTTATGTATCTCCTCCATGATCTGCGAGGTATTCATCACCTTCATCATAATCGAAATATTAGGATACTCCTTGCCAAAAGGACCGAGCAGACGCGGCAGCACATACTCACCGATTGTCAGGCTAGCCCCAAGCTGCAGACGTCCTTCCAGCATATGGGTAAAAGCAGACATAGCCTGATCCGTCTCACGCATCAGCTCAATACTGCGCTGCGCATAAGGCATAAGCATTTGGCCTGCTTCGGATAGCAGAATCTTTTTGGTGGTGCGGTTGAACAGCTTGGTTCCAAAATAGTCCTCCAGCGCCTGCACCTGCATCGTAACTGCCGGCTGCGTCATATGCAGCGTTTGTGCGGCCGCCGAGAAGCTTCCCCGCTCTGAAACGGTATAAAAAATATGCAACTGATGAAAGTTCATGCTTATGCCACTCCTTATTTGAGGCCATGCTTGATTACCTAGAAATAAACAAAAGGACATGCAGCTTCCTGCCGCATGCCTAGTGCTAATGATACTATTTGCGTCTGCGTCTGCGCTTAATCAGCTTCAAGCGCCGCGAGTGCCGCAGCAGCGAATAATAAGATTTCAAATCCCGCAGTTGGGGAGTCACCGAAACTTTGCCAAGAAACGAAACAACGGTCAACGTGTAAAGTGGATAGCCTGAGAGATTAGTCTCGCCTGGCAGCTCTGTGAACTCCGCGATTATTACCAAATCCTCGTCAATCAAGTAAGCATTCTGCTCACTATTCGAATAGGATTGGATCCGTTTCTGCTTCAAGCATTGCCATATCCAGGCGACAACATCTCCGTCAACACGGACTTCAACGCTGATCCGCTCCACGTAACGGCTTCTCGCAAAATCCGTTATAACGATATTTGCAACCCTATAGTCATTCAACATGATATGGAAGGGTTCATACGTACCCAGCCATTCCATTCCATGGTCACGCATCCTCATCACACTCCACCGTATGCATGCACTTATTGTTGTCAATCTTACCTCATTGCCGAAAGTTGTACAAGCTTGTGCCCCTCCACAAAAAATACCCCTGCCCATAAATCAGGCAAGGGAAAATTCATATTTATTCAGTATGTATGCAATTACATGGATGTGGTCGAGCCTGTTCCTAGACCGGAGCTTAATTCAAGCTCTCGTTCTCGCTTATGCAAATCCGCCTTAGAAGTTCGAAGAGCAGCTTGCGGCCCTTCAAAATGATTACGGTAATAGGAAAAATCCATTATGACCAAAATAACCATCATGCCGATCATGGCGTAAGCTGCATTCTCATTGGGTGGAATCATCATCACAACACTGATAAACACGATCCATATTAACGAAAGTACCGAGATAATAGTGCTGTACTTGCCCAGATTCCACGGTCCCAGATGCTTGGGCAGGAATGTCCCTTTTCGCTGAGCCAGCAGCTTCAGAAATATTGGAATTCCGTAGGCAACATACAAGCCAACCACACTGACTGCGGTAAGAAATATGAGCGTACCGTAAGTGGCATCTGGATTGATCATTTTAATTATATAATCGATAAAGGCCAGCAAAAAGGATAGGGTTACGGACAGCCAGATTGCTTTTGCCGGTGTGCGGTATTTCTTGGAGATTTCAGCCCAATGCCTGCTAAACGGCATGCCTTTATCTCTGGAGAAGGCATACATCATTCTGGAGAAGGACGTAATCGAGGAAAGACCACAGAACCACATCGCCAGCGTAATCAACCACAGAATCACCTTGCCAAAGGTGCCGCCGAGCGCCTCGCTGATCACGTAAATAAAGGCATTATCCGCTGCTGTTGCAGCACCCGCATCCTTAATGGACAAGGTCACAAACGCCAGCATAATAAATCCGAAGACAAAAGAATACGCTACCGAGGTGAAAATACCCCAAGGAGCTCGAATCCGCGGATTAACCGTCTCTTCAATCGTATGGGCAG comes from Paenibacillus sp. 19GGS1-52 and encodes:
- a CDS encoding NFACT RNA binding domain-containing protein: MALDGIVTRAIVHELQPFIGARIGKIYQPNTHDLIFTLRGSGGGGKLLLSANPTYPRLHLTDRSSINPSDAPMFCMLMRKHCEGGAIESITQVGMERIIHINVKSRDELGDFSAKKIIIELMGRHSNIILTDLATGTIVDGIHHVTPSISSYRVVMPGVAYTEPPQQHKLNPLELGKKDFLQLITAAEENALLVPEEIEVEEPIEGELAGLLKVLEEQKADGSGGPAPSADPMGWMVHAFSGMSPLVAGEIILRYRNSGDQDHAVVSGEADSVRLWKAFDSVMGPVREFQFAPAAGANHKGKMIFSAIPLTLLEENVKKYSTISLCMEDYYGDKAERDTVKQRVSDLIRFLGNERSKNIKKLANLQKDLDEAQDADRFRIWGELLFASLHKVSKGDKQASLINYYDENQAEMIIPLDPLLSPSDNAQRYFKKYNKYKNSLLVIDEQLIKTHEEITYMESLQQQLAHASLNDIEEIRDELVGQGYLRDRSKKGKKKKKAAARPTLQVFTSSEGVDIYVGKNNLQNEYVTNRLASPNDTWLHTKDIPGSHVVIRSEEFGDATLEEAAQLAAYYSQAKQSSSVPVDCTLIRHVRKPSGSKPGFVIYDHQKTLFVTPDEDRIKSLPNILKN
- a CDS encoding PHP domain-containing protein, with translation MENEIDQSARCDLHTHTQASDGMLPPADNVRIAAEKGLAAVAITDHDTVAGIAEAQEAGRKYGITVVPGVEISTRAGGKDIHVLGYYMDTTNTLFLSRLEGLRDTRSQRNEEIVHKLRNLGIEITLEKVIAGMGRELKPDESVGRPHIADELVRLGAATDMRDAFNKYLAEGAAAFVLPPRITPEEACQWIVEAGGSPVLAHPGLYGDDELMRGILERSALRGIEVYHSDHGPAEEERYLLLAAEFGLIITGGSDFHGARQGVIFHGDIGSVTVSADVLEKLK
- a CDS encoding GNAT family protein; this translates as MKILLSGEKVVLRDITEADIRKLYYYYHEADDREHLNWNGPYKPLSPVSYEEFATEYREDVELAYSDAPRRCLMVEIDGELKGKVGRYWVAKETNWFEIGIVICDSRYWSGGYGTEAFRMWMKYLFEAMDTVRLGMGTWSGNVRMMKLAAKCGMVEEARVRKARIVRGQYYDAIKMGILREEWELAQNL
- a CDS encoding selenium metabolism-associated LysR family transcriptional regulator, with amino-acid sequence MNFHQLHIFYTVSERGSFSAAAQTLHMTQPAVTMQVQALEDYFGTKLFNRTTKKILLSEAGQMLMPYAQRSIELMRETDQAMSAFTHMLEGRLQLGASLTIGEYVLPRLLGPFGKEYPNISIMMKVMNTSQIMEEIHKHQLNFGLIEAPVSHPDMVIEPVMGDELKLIVPRDHPLAAKHEVTLEEALQHPFILREQGSGTRSVMEEQILAKGLDLASMRIVMELGSTGAVKSAVEAGLGITMISTSSVKHEVTLGLLKIVNISDASLKRQFYAIHLKSTLLPISAVTFLTFLRQHSLDSL
- a CDS encoding amino acid permease produces the protein MNQTKNDQLLLDKKELNKFGYAQELLRSMGGFSNFAISFSIISILTGAISLYGHGLTYGGPGMMGYGWPLVALFVLLIAAALAELASAIPTAGALYHWASVLANKRWGWYTAWINLIGQIGIVAGIDYSAALFADPLLSDVFGYTSTDTTILITFVVILLSHGICNHVGIRMVAKLNDFSAWYHIIIAAGLVVTLAFFTKSDLQPVSYLFKVGETFSDKPYALAFLIGLLQAQWTFTGYDASAHTIEETVNPRIRAPWGIFTSVAYSFVFGFIMLAFVTLSIKDAGAATAADNAFIYVISEALGGTFGKVILWLITLAMWFCGLSSITSFSRMMYAFSRDKGMPFSRHWAEISKKYRTPAKAIWLSVTLSFLLAFIDYIIKMINPDATYGTLIFLTAVSVVGLYVAYGIPIFLKLLAQRKGTFLPKHLGPWNLGKYSTIISVLSLIWIVFISVVMMIPPNENAAYAMIGMMVILVIMDFSYYRNHFEGPQAALRTSKADLHKRERELELSSGLGTGSTTSM